In Paenibacillus ihbetae, the following are encoded in one genomic region:
- the cydB gene encoding cytochrome d ubiquinol oxidase subunit II: protein MLSLNEVWFVLVAVLFIGFFFLEGFDFGVGMSTQLLAKSDTERRVLINSIGPFWDANEVWLLTAGGAMFAAFPNWYATLFSGFYIPLVFLLLALIGRGVAFEFRGKVENTRWKKVWDGAIFTGSVLPPFLLGVVFACLIQGLPINEAMEMHAGFFDIVNAYTVVGGLTMTLLCLLHGLMFTTLRTTSDLQERARSMARKLLLPVAGLFAAFGVMTYFMTDVFERRGGLIAVLLGLALLAFLLGGYFMSLKRDGWAFGMTGAVIALTVTSVFAGLFPRVMISSISQSFDLTIYNAASGPYSLKVMTIVAVTLLPFVLGYQIWSYFVFHKRVHEKEHLEY from the coding sequence ATGCTGTCTCTTAATGAAGTATGGTTTGTGCTGGTTGCCGTATTGTTCATCGGGTTCTTTTTTCTCGAGGGCTTTGATTTCGGCGTTGGGATGTCCACGCAGCTTCTGGCCAAAAGCGACACGGAGCGCCGGGTGCTCATCAATTCCATCGGCCCGTTCTGGGACGCGAACGAGGTATGGCTGCTGACGGCGGGCGGCGCGATGTTCGCGGCGTTTCCGAACTGGTATGCGACCTTGTTCAGCGGCTTCTACATTCCGCTCGTCTTCCTCCTGCTGGCCTTGATCGGCCGCGGAGTAGCCTTTGAGTTCCGGGGGAAGGTTGAGAATACCCGCTGGAAAAAAGTATGGGACGGCGCCATATTCACAGGCAGCGTGCTGCCTCCGTTCCTGCTCGGCGTCGTATTTGCCTGCCTGATCCAGGGGCTGCCGATCAATGAAGCAATGGAAATGCACGCCGGCTTCTTCGATATCGTCAACGCCTATACGGTGGTCGGCGGGCTGACGATGACGCTGCTGTGCCTGCTGCACGGCTTGATGTTCACGACGCTCCGCACGACGTCGGATTTGCAGGAGCGCGCACGCTCCATGGCACGGAAGCTGCTGCTTCCGGTCGCGGGACTGTTCGCGGCGTTCGGCGTCATGACGTATTTCATGACGGACGTGTTCGAGCGGCGGGGCGGCCTGATCGCCGTCCTGCTGGGGCTGGCGCTGCTGGCCTTTCTGCTCGGCGGCTATTTCATGAGCCTGAAGCGGGACGGGTGGGCGTTCGGGATGACCGGGGCCGTGATTGCCCTTACGGTAACCTCCGTGTTTGCGGGATTGTTCCCTCGGGTCATGATCAGCTCCATCAGCCAGTCGTTCGATCTGACGATCTATAACGCGGCTTCCGGCCCGTATTCGCTGAAGGTGATGACCATCGTGGCCGTCACGCTGCTGCCTTTCGTCTTGGGTTATCAAATCTGGAGTTACTTCGTTTTCCACAAACGGGTACATGAGAAGGAGCATCTGGAATACTGA
- the ade gene encoding adenine deaminase: MSSSRRYKRYEVSRQLGQVALGQSPAELVIKNGTLVNVFTGELQANMDVAVAAGRIAYIGNADHTIGEGTKVIDAKGRYITPGLLDGHMHVESTMLTVTEFAKAAIVSGTTGIYMDPHEIANVFGMEGVRWMHEEGQQLPLKVFTTIPSCVPATFDLEDGGAQLGVSDIEEGLTWPGTAGLGEVMNFPGVVHGDPTMIGEIEATLRAGKTVTGHFPAEDDRMLQAYLATGVSSDHETVTREQALEKVRLGMHLMIREGSAWQDIKEVIKVVTEDKVRTDNMSLITDDVYPQTLVRLGHMNHIVRRAMEEGVDPVTAIQLGTINVARYFGMELDLGSLSPGKSADILLIDDLNRMVPSVVIADGEVVAENGRLVVEFPSYQYPEKAYQSVRLARALAPEDFLLRSKTDSAARTEVNVVRVIENSARTAKMTAVLPVVDGIIRPDLEQDVVQLACIERHRGTGQISLGFASGFGLKAGAVASTVAHDSHNLLVMGTNVDDMAFAANELAACGGGMIVVRDGKVLAKVAMPIAGLLADRPVEVVAEEVAALEDAWRELGCFINAPFMTFSLIALPVIPEIRITNRGIADVTEFKLIETEIGPVQ; encoded by the coding sequence ATGAGTTCAAGCAGAAGATATAAACGATACGAGGTCAGCCGGCAGCTGGGACAGGTTGCTCTAGGGCAGTCGCCAGCCGAGCTGGTGATCAAGAACGGCACGCTGGTCAACGTATTTACGGGCGAGCTTCAAGCAAATATGGACGTGGCCGTTGCAGCCGGGCGCATTGCCTATATCGGCAATGCGGATCATACCATCGGCGAGGGCACGAAGGTGATTGATGCCAAAGGGCGGTATATTACGCCGGGACTGCTTGATGGCCATATGCATGTCGAATCCACGATGCTGACGGTGACCGAATTTGCCAAGGCAGCCATCGTAAGCGGAACGACCGGAATCTATATGGACCCGCACGAGATTGCCAACGTATTCGGTATGGAAGGCGTGCGCTGGATGCATGAAGAGGGTCAACAGCTGCCGCTGAAGGTGTTCACGACCATTCCTTCCTGTGTTCCCGCAACATTCGATTTGGAGGATGGCGGCGCCCAGCTTGGCGTATCCGATATCGAAGAGGGGCTGACCTGGCCGGGCACGGCAGGCCTCGGTGAAGTGATGAACTTCCCAGGCGTCGTGCACGGCGATCCGACGATGATCGGAGAGATTGAAGCTACGCTGCGTGCTGGCAAGACGGTAACCGGACATTTTCCGGCGGAGGATGACCGGATGCTTCAAGCTTATTTGGCTACAGGGGTCAGCTCCGACCACGAGACGGTGACGCGGGAGCAGGCGCTGGAGAAGGTTCGGCTCGGGATGCATCTGATGATTCGCGAGGGATCGGCCTGGCAGGACATCAAGGAAGTCATCAAGGTGGTGACCGAGGACAAGGTGCGTACGGACAATATGTCGCTCATTACCGACGATGTATATCCGCAGACACTGGTCCGTCTCGGCCACATGAACCATATCGTACGGCGGGCGATGGAAGAAGGGGTTGACCCCGTAACCGCGATTCAACTGGGAACGATCAACGTGGCTCGCTATTTCGGAATGGAGCTGGACCTCGGCAGCCTCTCCCCGGGAAAATCGGCGGACATCCTGCTCATTGACGATTTGAACCGCATGGTTCCGTCGGTCGTCATTGCCGATGGCGAGGTCGTTGCGGAGAACGGCCGCCTTGTGGTGGAGTTTCCGTCCTACCAATACCCGGAGAAGGCTTATCAATCGGTGCGTCTTGCCCGGGCCCTCGCTCCGGAGGATTTCCTGCTCCGCAGCAAAACCGACTCGGCGGCGCGAACGGAAGTCAATGTCGTACGCGTCATTGAGAACAGTGCCCGCACGGCAAAAATGACGGCGGTTCTCCCGGTGGTGGACGGAATCATCCGGCCGGATCTGGAGCAGGACGTTGTGCAGCTTGCCTGCATCGAGCGTCACCGCGGAACCGGGCAAATCTCGCTCGGGTTCGCTAGCGGCTTTGGTCTGAAGGCGGGTGCGGTCGCCTCGACCGTGGCCCATGACAGCCACAACCTGCTGGTGATGGGCACGAATGTGGACGATATGGCCTTTGCCGCCAATGAGCTGGCGGCTTGCGGCGGCGGCATGATCGTCGTCCGGGACGGGAAGGTGCTGGCGAAGGTGGCTATGCCGATCGCAGGCCTCCTGGCTGACCGCCCGGTGGAAGTCGTGGCCGAGGAAGTGGCGGCGCTGGAGGATGCCTGGAGGGAGCTCGGCTGCTTCATTAACGCGCCGTTCATGACCTTCTCCCTCATTGCGCTCCCGGTCATTCCGGAAATCCGCATCACGAACCGCGGGATTGCCGACGTCACGGAGTTTAAGCTGATCGAAACCGAGATAGGTCCGGTTCAATAA
- a CDS encoding DUF2332 domain-containing protein: protein MDQERLVRVFRHFADKEFPGSSDLYAHLARQIAGDAEVLAIAAQASPGQPVPNLLFGAVQYLLLKGKGAALSAYYPGLAEEPKEMEASYPHFRTFVLEHREGIIEILRSKRVQTNEVRRCAYLYPVFCSVYAKVQKPLALVELGCSAGLQLLWDQYGYAYGGQEVYGNKHSAVRIEAGIRGDKAPFLLSSSPPVVYRMGIDLHVNDVHSAEDILWLRALIWPGNPGRVSMLEQAAALLKSRSDIRFVEGDGTELLPGLVRDIPEEAAVCVFHTHVANQIPEDNKHRLLHHLNDIGKHRDIVHVYNNMWDGDLHADLIVGGISSEQTILRADGHGRWFEWLA from the coding sequence ATGGATCAGGAGCGGCTAGTGAGGGTGTTTCGGCATTTTGCCGATAAGGAGTTTCCGGGATCCAGCGATCTGTACGCGCATTTGGCGCGGCAGATCGCCGGCGACGCGGAGGTTTTGGCGATAGCTGCGCAGGCTTCGCCCGGACAGCCGGTGCCCAATCTGCTGTTCGGCGCGGTTCAGTACTTGCTGCTGAAGGGCAAGGGGGCAGCGCTTAGCGCCTACTATCCGGGGCTCGCGGAGGAGCCGAAGGAAATGGAGGCAAGCTATCCGCATTTTCGGACATTTGTGCTGGAGCATAGGGAAGGGATTATAGAGATCCTACGAAGCAAGCGGGTGCAGACGAACGAGGTCCGGCGCTGTGCGTATCTTTATCCGGTGTTCTGCTCCGTGTACGCCAAGGTGCAAAAGCCGCTCGCCCTTGTGGAGCTGGGGTGCAGCGCCGGACTGCAGCTGCTGTGGGATCAGTATGGCTACGCTTACGGCGGCCAGGAGGTATACGGCAACAAGCACTCCGCCGTTCGCATCGAAGCCGGGATCAGGGGCGATAAGGCTCCGTTTCTGCTCTCTTCCAGTCCCCCGGTCGTCTACCGGATGGGGATCGATCTTCACGTGAACGACGTGCACAGCGCGGAGGATATATTGTGGCTGCGGGCGCTGATCTGGCCGGGCAATCCCGGCCGGGTATCGATGCTCGAGCAAGCCGCAGCTCTTCTGAAGAGCCGGTCCGACATTCGGTTCGTAGAAGGGGACGGGACGGAGCTGCTGCCCGGCCTGGTGCGGGACATTCCCGAAGAGGCCGCTGTATGCGTTTTTCATACGCATGTAGCCAACCAGATTCCCGAGGATAACAAACATCGGCTGCTCCATCATCTGAACGATATCGGCAAACACCGCGACATCGTCCATGTGTACAACAATATGTGGGATGGCGATCTCCATGCTGACTTGATTGTCGGCGGCATATCGAGCGAACAGACCATTCTTAGAGCCGACGGTCATGGGCGCTGGTTCGAATGGCTGGCGTGA
- a CDS encoding MFS transporter has protein sequence MGSTSVRQLTGNARGCLVYEPLFLIPYSMFATYSSIFMYQLGVTETGIGWITSIGLFVQVLSSFLSGYLTDRMGRKRALLYFDVLSWSIATLLWAVSQNFWFFVIAAIVNGFQKVPHTAFYCLLVEDTAPKERTYVFTLLQLISVVGGLFAPIGGLLVHYFSLVPGVRIMFVLACILMTIQFIGRHYATRETEIGYRKMRETKSMSLREGMVDYISVMKGMLKSPLLLIIFGVYILFNFQMTVKTTYVSIFMVEYLHLGSGLISVFPAFSSIIMLMFMRWIMPRISESKVNRTMVWGFIISVLANVVLVIAPEGDLVVLSVSTIIAAVGTVMTYPYLETAVANAIDDDNRAKIFALLQVLILIVITPSGVIGGWAYGIDPRIPFLLVAGAFAVSIPLMMLYAKKVTKAPTEVSL, from the coding sequence ATGGGCTCAACTTCTGTTCGGCAATTAACCGGTAATGCCAGGGGCTGTCTCGTCTATGAACCGCTGTTCCTGATTCCCTACAGCATGTTTGCGACGTACAGCTCCATCTTTATGTATCAGCTTGGCGTAACCGAGACGGGAATCGGCTGGATCACCTCGATCGGCCTGTTCGTTCAAGTGCTATCCTCGTTTCTTAGCGGATATCTTACGGACCGGATGGGCCGCAAGCGTGCGCTGCTCTACTTCGACGTGCTCAGCTGGAGTATTGCTACGCTGCTATGGGCCGTCTCGCAAAACTTCTGGTTCTTTGTCATCGCGGCTATCGTCAACGGGTTTCAAAAAGTGCCGCATACGGCATTCTATTGCCTGCTTGTTGAAGACACGGCCCCCAAGGAGCGGACCTATGTGTTCACGCTGCTTCAGCTGATCAGCGTCGTCGGAGGCTTGTTTGCTCCGATCGGGGGATTGCTGGTGCATTACTTCTCCCTGGTGCCGGGGGTGCGGATCATGTTCGTGCTGGCCTGTATCCTGATGACGATTCAATTCATCGGCAGACACTATGCGACCCGGGAGACGGAGATCGGCTACCGCAAGATGAGGGAGACAAAGTCCATGAGTCTGCGCGAGGGCATGGTTGACTATATATCCGTCATGAAGGGCATGCTGAAAAGCCCGCTTCTGCTGATCATCTTCGGCGTTTATATTCTGTTTAACTTTCAGATGACCGTAAAGACGACCTATGTCTCTATTTTTATGGTGGAATATTTGCATCTGGGCAGCGGATTGATTTCCGTCTTTCCGGCATTCTCCTCCATCATCATGCTGATGTTCATGAGATGGATCATGCCGCGGATCAGCGAGTCCAAAGTGAACCGCACGATGGTCTGGGGATTCATCATTTCGGTGCTGGCGAACGTGGTTCTCGTCATCGCCCCGGAGGGCGACCTTGTGGTGCTGAGCGTAAGCACGATCATCGCGGCGGTTGGAACGGTGATGACTTATCCGTATCTTGAAACGGCGGTTGCGAATGCCATTGATGACGATAACCGGGCCAAAATATTCGCGCTGCTCCAGGTGCTTATCCTGATCGTGATTACGCCGTCCGGCGTGATCGGAGGCTGGGCTTATGGCATCGATCCCCGTATTCCGTTCCTGCTTGTTGCGGGGGCGTTTGCCGTCAGCATTCCGCTGATGATGCTGTACGCCAAAAAGGTAACAAAGGCTCCAACCGAAGTCAGCCTGTAA
- a CDS encoding cytochrome ubiquinol oxidase subunit I, with protein MDPVMLARIQFASTTIFHFIFVPISIGLAFLIAVMETMYVVKGQDVYKRMAKFWGKLFLINFAVGVVTGILQEFQFGMNWSDYSRFVGDVFGAPLAIEALLAFFLESTFIGLWIFGWDRLSKKVHLLSIWLVSFGTLMSAFWILAANSFMQRPVGFEINNGRAEMNDFFALITNGQLLVEFPHTIFGALATGAFLVAGVSAYKLMKKQDVDFFKKSFNLAIVVGLLTSILVAVFGHQQAQYLVQTQPMKMAAAEGLWETSEDPAPWTVFASIDPEKQENSAEFKIPYLLSFLSYSKFSGEVTGMKELQSQYEQEYGPGDYIPPVRTTFWSFRIMVAAGTAMILLGLYGAWLMLRKKVEQAGKWFLSMMLFGISLPIIANSSGWIMTEIGRQPWTVFGLITTENSISPNVSAGSILFSLIVFTAIYAVLAAVMAYLFVKVIKKGPYAEEADHRHASDPFNKEGYNAVS; from the coding sequence ATGGATCCGGTGATGCTGGCGCGAATACAGTTCGCATCGACAACCATTTTTCACTTTATTTTCGTACCGATCTCCATCGGGTTGGCGTTTCTGATCGCCGTCATGGAGACGATGTACGTCGTCAAAGGCCAGGACGTGTATAAACGGATGGCCAAATTCTGGGGCAAGCTGTTTCTCATTAACTTTGCGGTCGGCGTCGTGACGGGGATTCTGCAAGAATTCCAGTTCGGCATGAACTGGTCCGATTATTCGCGGTTTGTCGGGGACGTGTTTGGCGCGCCGCTGGCGATCGAAGCCCTGCTGGCTTTTTTTCTCGAATCGACGTTCATCGGCCTGTGGATTTTCGGTTGGGACCGGCTTTCGAAGAAAGTCCATCTGCTGAGCATATGGCTGGTGTCCTTCGGCACCTTGATGTCGGCGTTCTGGATTCTGGCCGCCAACTCGTTCATGCAGCGTCCGGTCGGATTCGAGATCAACAACGGACGGGCGGAGATGAACGATTTCTTCGCGCTGATCACGAACGGTCAGCTGCTGGTGGAATTCCCGCATACGATTTTCGGGGCGCTGGCTACCGGCGCGTTCCTCGTGGCCGGGGTGAGCGCGTATAAGCTGATGAAGAAGCAGGACGTGGATTTTTTCAAAAAATCGTTCAACCTTGCGATCGTGGTCGGCCTGCTTACCTCCATTCTGGTTGCGGTGTTCGGCCACCAGCAGGCGCAGTACCTCGTGCAGACCCAGCCGATGAAGATGGCTGCCGCCGAAGGCCTGTGGGAAACAAGCGAGGATCCGGCACCGTGGACGGTCTTTGCGTCGATCGATCCGGAAAAGCAGGAGAACTCGGCGGAATTCAAAATCCCGTATTTGCTCAGCTTCCTGTCTTACAGCAAATTTAGCGGCGAAGTGACCGGTATGAAAGAGCTGCAGTCCCAGTATGAGCAGGAGTACGGTCCGGGCGATTATATTCCTCCGGTGCGCACGACCTTCTGGAGCTTCCGGATTATGGTGGCAGCCGGAACGGCCATGATCCTGCTTGGTCTGTACGGTGCGTGGCTGATGCTGCGCAAAAAGGTCGAGCAGGCCGGGAAGTGGTTCCTGAGCATGATGCTGTTTGGCATCTCCCTGCCGATCATTGCGAACAGCTCGGGCTGGATTATGACGGAGATCGGGCGCCAGCCGTGGACGGTGTTCGGGCTCATTACGACGGAGAACAGCATTTCGCCGAATGTCAGCGCCGGGTCGATCCTGTTCTCGCTGATTGTGTTTACGGCGATTTACGCGGTGCTGGCGGCTGTCATGGCGTATCTGTTCGTGAAGGTGATCAAGAAAGGACCGTATGCGGAGGAAGCGGATCACCGCCACGCAAGCGATCCGTTTAACAAGGAGGGCTACAATGCTGTCTCTTAA
- a CDS encoding amino acid ABC transporter ATP-binding/permease protein: MKQESWFRPYVTANFWRFLLIAVLGVLTVLFACMLMLTSGYLISKSALRPENILMVYVPTVGVRTFGIGRAVLHYAERLVGHDTILRILSRMRLRLYRILEPQALRLSSRYRTGDLLGVLSDDIEYLQDVYIRTVFPSFVALVLYAGLIAAAGLFDPVFALLLAIYVAVLVFVLPLISLLLTKRKNREMKQARNRLYQKLTDAVLGMHEWYVSGRQQQFLTGYEEDEAEVDRIDRALKRWARLRGFIGQTIVAVTVVTVVFWSGKQHAAGALDVTLIAAMVLAVFPLMDAFLPVSEAVERIPSYGQSVQRLKAVGHGEDSAEIGYPVQPSLTRGEMDAVIRSGAHIKVDSVSFQYATNATDATLSPDASAANSPAVHQTAVHQTAAHQTAETAHSTDETHLTNAIHSTDAIHSTDAAHSKDPVHPARWAGATASCSFDNGTQALRDISLDVPAGAKVAVIGRSGAGKSTLLQLIQGVLAPSSGTVTIGGMDAARFGDDISSVISVLNQSPHLFDTTLANNIRLGRPDATEAEILQAAAMARLTPLVDSLPDGLHTRMQEAGQRFSGGERQRVALARILLQKRPVVILDEPTVGLDPRTERELLSTIFSSLQDRTLIWVTHHLVGVERMDEILFLEQGRVVMRGTHEELMERCPRYRGLYRLDRPGA, encoded by the coding sequence ATGAAGCAGGAATCGTGGTTTCGGCCTTATGTGACGGCAAATTTCTGGCGCTTTCTGCTCATTGCCGTGCTCGGCGTGCTTACCGTTCTGTTTGCCTGCATGCTGATGCTTACGTCCGGGTACCTGATCTCGAAGTCCGCGCTCCGTCCGGAGAATATTCTGATGGTGTATGTGCCGACGGTGGGCGTCCGTACATTCGGGATCGGACGGGCCGTCCTGCATTATGCGGAACGACTTGTAGGGCATGATACGATTCTCCGTATCCTGTCCCGGATGCGGCTCCGGCTGTACCGGATTCTGGAGCCTCAGGCGCTCCGGTTGTCTTCCCGCTACCGGACCGGCGATCTGCTCGGCGTGCTCTCCGATGACATCGAGTATTTGCAGGACGTCTACATCCGCACGGTGTTTCCGTCGTTCGTGGCACTGGTCCTCTATGCCGGCTTAATTGCGGCAGCTGGGCTATTCGATCCGGTGTTCGCTCTTCTGCTCGCTATTTATGTGGCCGTACTGGTATTCGTGCTCCCGCTTATTTCCCTGCTGCTGACGAAGCGGAAGAACCGGGAGATGAAGCAGGCGAGGAACCGGCTGTATCAGAAGCTGACCGATGCGGTGCTTGGCATGCATGAATGGTATGTCAGCGGCCGGCAGCAGCAGTTTCTGACGGGCTACGAGGAGGATGAAGCCGAGGTGGACCGGATTGACCGGGCGCTGAAGCGGTGGGCGCGGCTGCGCGGCTTCATCGGGCAGACGATCGTTGCGGTCACCGTGGTCACGGTGGTGTTTTGGTCGGGCAAGCAGCATGCGGCCGGCGCACTGGACGTTACGCTGATCGCGGCAATGGTGCTCGCGGTGTTTCCGCTGATGGATGCTTTTCTGCCGGTGTCTGAGGCGGTGGAGCGGATTCCGTCGTATGGTCAATCCGTTCAGCGATTGAAGGCCGTCGGGCATGGCGAAGACTCTGCTGAGATTGGATACCCGGTGCAGCCGTCGCTGACCCGGGGCGAAATGGATGCCGTCATTCGAAGCGGCGCGCATATAAAGGTGGATTCGGTCTCGTTTCAATATGCAACAAATGCGACCGATGCAACACTTTCACCAGATGCGTCTGCAGCAAATTCACCAGCAGTACATCAAACAGCAGTACATCAAACAGCAGCACATCAAACAGCAGAGACAGCACACTCAACAGATGAGACACACTTAACGAATGCGATTCACTCAACAGATGCGATCCACTCAACAGATGCAGCACATTCAAAAGATCCGGTACATCCGGCACGTTGGGCAGGTGCAACTGCATCATGCTCTTTTGACAACGGTACACAGGCGCTCCGGGACATCTCCCTCGACGTACCCGCCGGGGCCAAGGTGGCGGTCATTGGACGCTCAGGCGCCGGCAAATCGACCTTGCTGCAGCTTATCCAGGGCGTCCTGGCACCCTCGTCGGGCACGGTTACGATCGGCGGCATGGATGCGGCCCGCTTTGGCGACGATATCTCGTCCGTGATTTCCGTCCTCAATCAGAGCCCGCATCTGTTCGATACGACACTGGCAAACAATATCCGGCTCGGGCGACCGGATGCCACGGAAGCGGAGATCCTGCAGGCTGCTGCGATGGCCCGGCTTACCCCGCTGGTCGACTCCCTCCCGGACGGACTTCATACCCGCATGCAGGAAGCGGGGCAGCGTTTCTCCGGAGGAGAGCGCCAGCGTGTAGCCCTTGCCCGCATACTGCTGCAGAAGCGTCCGGTCGTTATCCTTGATGAACCGACGGTTGGACTGGATCCCAGAACGGAGCGCGAGCTGCTCTCTACCATCTTTTCCAGCCTTCAGGACCGGACGCTGATCTGGGTGACCCATCATCTCGTCGGTGTCGAGCGGATGGATGAGATCCTGTTCTTGGAGCAAGGGAGAGTTGTCATGCGCGGAACGCACGAGGAGCTGATGGAGCGCTGCCCAAGGTATCGCGGGTTGTATCGGCTTGACCGCCCGGGCGCATAA
- a CDS encoding ABC transporter ATP-binding protein/permease, which translates to MGKDLLGYRGAKTTFLLVAGCTLAQSMAILLQAKWLAETVSALFAGASLQEQGGTIALFLLAFLLRHGVGAVQQGLAQRFAEQTGASLRKELLGVLFQKGSALVRAEGTGNVVTLVLEGIGKFRKYAELTIPRLMGAGITPALVWLYVFMTDRISGIILLVTMPILIAFLILVGLAARKQTERQLDSYRLLSNHFVDSLRGLMTLKFLGQSRRHSASIQQVSEDYRKATMRTLRVAFLSSFALDFFTMLSVASVAVNLGLRLINGSIELLPALLVLILAPEYFLPVRMVGADFHATLDGKQAGEAMQSIIRASRAEGKWKPSVSEAAPNGGADGACEAAVADSGVGAGGAGCIRTADAADDAEAAVSMTTDTAIAATTDAAVAATTDAAIAATTDAAIAATTNTTMAMTADALHAARTDTARKVGAAFPAPILQIKDNSINRGSSPAVFRWDDHSMLELRGVGLRHESQGPASLEDVSFRIPGKGRIGIVGESGAGKSTLIDLLGGFAAPTAGEIRLNGVKLEEGNRETWRSGVTYMPQHPYLFSSTLQDNVRFYAPDASDADVLAAVEAAGLIDLVRTLPKGLHEMIGAGGRALSGGQAQRVALARALLGGRQVLLLDEPTAHLDIETEYELKETMLSLFRDRWVFLATHRLHWMRDMDFMIVLHRGRVAETGTHEELIQLKGVYYGLITSQMEGIG; encoded by the coding sequence ATGGGAAAAGATCTGCTGGGTTACCGTGGCGCCAAGACGACGTTTCTCCTGGTCGCTGGATGTACCCTGGCACAGAGCATGGCCATCCTCCTGCAGGCCAAATGGCTTGCAGAGACGGTTTCCGCGCTGTTCGCGGGGGCCTCGCTGCAGGAGCAGGGGGGAACCATTGCCCTGTTCCTTCTTGCTTTTCTGCTGCGGCACGGGGTCGGAGCCGTCCAGCAAGGGCTTGCGCAGCGCTTTGCGGAGCAGACCGGCGCAAGCCTTCGAAAGGAGCTGCTCGGTGTTCTTTTTCAAAAAGGCTCGGCGCTTGTTAGGGCGGAAGGAACGGGTAATGTGGTTACGCTTGTGCTGGAGGGCATCGGCAAGTTCCGCAAATATGCGGAGCTGACCATCCCCCGGTTGATGGGCGCGGGCATAACGCCTGCGCTGGTATGGCTGTACGTATTCATGACCGACCGGATTTCGGGCATTATTCTGCTCGTCACCATGCCGATTCTGATTGCCTTCCTCATTCTCGTCGGCCTCGCTGCGAGGAAGCAGACCGAACGGCAGCTGGATTCTTACCGGTTGCTGTCCAATCATTTCGTCGACTCGCTCCGGGGGTTGATGACGCTGAAATTTCTAGGTCAGAGCCGCAGGCACAGCGCCAGCATTCAGCAGGTCAGCGAAGATTACCGGAAAGCGACCATGCGCACCTTGCGCGTGGCCTTTCTGTCCTCCTTCGCGCTGGACTTCTTCACGATGCTGTCCGTGGCCTCCGTTGCGGTTAACCTTGGTCTGCGGCTCATAAACGGCAGCATCGAGCTGCTGCCGGCGCTGCTCGTTCTTATTCTGGCACCGGAGTATTTTCTTCCGGTGCGTATGGTCGGCGCCGATTTCCACGCCACGCTGGACGGCAAGCAGGCGGGGGAAGCGATGCAGTCGATCATTCGGGCGTCGCGGGCTGAGGGGAAGTGGAAGCCGTCAGTGTCGGAGGCTGCTCCGAATGGGGGGGCGGATGGCGCCTGCGAAGCCGCTGTGGCCGATTCGGGTGTGGGTGCCGGCGGAGCTGGTTGCATACGCACAGCGGATGCAGCTGACGATGCTGAAGCAGCGGTGTCGATGACAACCGACACGGCAATCGCGGCGACAACCGACGCGGCAGTCGCAGCGACAACCGACGCGGCAATCGCAGCGACAACCGACGCAGCAATCGCCGCAACGACCAATACAACAATGGCGATGACAGCCGATGCACTGCATGCGGCGAGAACGGATACGGCACGTAAAGTCGGAGCGGCTTTCCCAGCCCCGATACTTCAAATTAAGGATAATTCGATAAACCGCGGAAGCTCGCCGGCTGTATTTCGATGGGATGATCACAGCATGCTGGAGCTGCGCGGTGTGGGCTTGCGGCATGAGTCGCAGGGGCCGGCCTCTCTGGAGGACGTCAGCTTCCGGATTCCGGGCAAGGGCAGGATCGGGATCGTCGGAGAGAGCGGGGCCGGCAAATCCACGCTCATCGATCTGCTCGGCGGCTTTGCGGCTCCTACTGCAGGCGAGATCAGGCTGAACGGCGTGAAGCTGGAGGAAGGGAACCGCGAGACATGGCGAAGCGGGGTGACGTATATGCCGCAGCATCCGTATTTGTTCAGCAGCACGCTTCAGGACAATGTGCGGTTCTATGCGCCGGATGCTTCCGACGCGGACGTTCTGGCCGCTGTCGAGGCGGCGGGACTGATTGATCTTGTCCGCACGCTGCCGAAAGGACTCCATGAAATGATCGGAGCCGGAGGGCGGGCTTTAAGCGGCGGGCAGGCCCAGCGCGTCGCCTTGGCGAGAGCGCTGCTCGGCGGCAGGCAGGTGCTGCTGCTGGATGAGCCGACGGCTCATCTTGACATTGAGACGGAATATGAGCTGAAAGAAACGATGCTGTCCCTATTTCGGGACAGGTGGGTATTTCTAGCGACGCACAGACTGCACTGGATGCGGGATATGGATTTTATGATCGTGCTCCACCGGGGGCGCGTGGCGGAAACGGGAACCCATGAGGAGTTAATACAGTTGAAGGGCGTGTATTACGGCTTGATTACATCGCAGATGGAGGGAATCGGATGA